The following are from one region of the Edaphobacter acidisoli genome:
- a CDS encoding beta-glucosidase family protein yields MQVSRRCNSTKFFSAMVVLAMAALGSATAGAQTRHQQPDLSKMPWMNKSLSPDQRADLVVKQMTLDEKIQMVHGDGWGVLRPGAPLDPRSNFGAGFVHGIDRLGIPDLNLADSAVGIRMAAYQGRYATLLPSTLAAACSWDTDAAFLYGSVIGRELRDQGFNMTIGGGVDIMREPRNGRNFEYAGEDPVLAGTMDGYVEKGVLAQHVMSDVKHYAFNDQETGRTEVNVLLDKKAMRESDLLAFQVAIGISDPSGVMCSYNLVNNDYACENDYLLNQVLKKDFHFKGFVLSDWGGTHTTVKAALNGLDEEMPGDDGYFAAPLKQAVLDGKVPQSRLDDMVHRILRSMFAAGVVDNPPIRTVVDPFQGRDDAKHIEEESIVLLKNQDSILPLKAAPSESIALIGGHADVAVLSGGGSAQVDAPNGDAVHPREGGARWGVPVYFPSSPLKYIRKKSPDATISYNDGTDTAAAAEFAKKSSVAIVFVTQWMSEGRDAHTLSLPHNQDALVEAVAAANPNTIVVLETGGPVSMPWADKVKGIVEAWYPGIGGAQALSNILFGTINPSGKLAATFAKDDAQLPHPQIVGMDASTRHGAVYIDGKGHKTQTFDLHYTAGAAVGYKWFEQQHEQPLFPFGFGLSYTTYAYSGLTVDDAARTVHFTVRNTGTRKGTEIAEVYAKLPTAAHEDYKRLVAWQRVELAPGESKDVTLTLNPLYLSVFDTAKDGWQLLPGDYKILAGASSNETPLEATLHVAQ; encoded by the coding sequence ATGCAAGTATCCAGACGGTGCAATAGCACGAAATTTTTCTCTGCAATGGTTGTGCTGGCGATGGCCGCACTTGGTTCGGCAACAGCAGGCGCACAGACCCGCCACCAGCAACCTGATCTCTCCAAAATGCCGTGGATGAACAAGTCCCTCAGCCCCGACCAGCGCGCCGACCTCGTCGTCAAACAGATGACGCTCGACGAAAAGATCCAGATGGTCCACGGCGACGGCTGGGGCGTACTGCGTCCCGGTGCTCCACTCGACCCACGCTCAAACTTCGGCGCAGGCTTCGTACACGGCATCGACCGCCTCGGCATCCCCGACCTCAACCTCGCCGACTCCGCCGTCGGCATCCGCATGGCCGCCTATCAAGGACGCTACGCCACGCTGCTGCCCTCCACGCTCGCCGCAGCCTGTAGCTGGGACACCGACGCAGCCTTCCTCTACGGCTCCGTCATCGGCCGCGAGCTGCGCGACCAGGGCTTCAACATGACCATCGGCGGCGGCGTCGACATCATGCGCGAGCCCCGCAACGGCCGCAACTTCGAGTACGCCGGCGAAGATCCCGTCCTCGCCGGAACCATGGACGGCTACGTCGAAAAAGGCGTCCTCGCCCAGCACGTCATGAGCGACGTCAAGCACTACGCCTTCAACGATCAGGAGACCGGACGCACCGAGGTCAACGTCCTCCTCGACAAAAAAGCCATGCGCGAATCCGATCTGCTCGCCTTCCAGGTCGCCATCGGCATCTCCGACCCCTCCGGCGTCATGTGCTCCTACAACCTCGTCAACAACGACTACGCCTGCGAAAACGACTACCTGCTCAACCAGGTCCTCAAGAAGGACTTCCACTTCAAAGGCTTCGTCCTCTCCGACTGGGGAGGCACCCACACCACCGTCAAAGCCGCTCTCAACGGCCTCGATGAAGAGATGCCCGGCGACGACGGCTACTTCGCTGCTCCGCTCAAGCAAGCCGTACTCGACGGCAAAGTTCCGCAGTCGCGTCTCGACGACATGGTGCACCGCATCCTCCGCAGCATGTTCGCCGCAGGCGTCGTCGACAACCCGCCCATCCGCACCGTAGTCGATCCCTTCCAGGGCCGCGACGACGCGAAGCACATCGAAGAAGAAAGCATCGTCCTGCTCAAAAATCAGGACAGCATCCTCCCGCTCAAAGCCGCGCCGTCCGAATCCATCGCACTCATCGGCGGCCACGCCGACGTAGCCGTCCTCTCCGGCGGAGGCTCCGCGCAGGTCGACGCGCCCAACGGCGACGCCGTGCATCCGCGCGAAGGCGGCGCACGCTGGGGCGTACCCGTCTACTTCCCGTCCTCGCCACTCAAATACATCCGCAAAAAATCACCTGACGCCACCATCAGCTATAACGACGGCACCGACACCGCAGCCGCCGCCGAATTCGCCAAAAAATCCAGCGTCGCCATCGTCTTCGTCACCCAGTGGATGAGCGAAGGCCGCGACGCCCATACGCTCTCGCTGCCCCACAATCAGGACGCACTCGTCGAGGCCGTCGCCGCCGCCAACCCGAACACCATCGTCGTGCTCGAAACCGGCGGCCCCGTCTCGATGCCGTGGGCAGACAAAGTGAAAGGCATCGTCGAAGCGTGGTATCCCGGCATCGGCGGCGCTCAAGCGCTCTCCAACATCCTCTTCGGCACAATCAATCCCTCCGGCAAGCTCGCCGCCACCTTCGCCAAAGACGACGCGCAGTTGCCGCACCCCCAGATCGTCGGCATGGACGCCAGCACCCGCCATGGCGCCGTCTACATCGACGGCAAGGGCCACAAGACCCAAACCTTCGACCTCCACTACACCGCAGGCGCAGCGGTCGGCTACAAGTGGTTCGAGCAGCAGCACGAGCAGCCGCTGTTCCCCTTCGGCTTCGGCCTGTCATACACCACCTACGCCTACTCCGGCCTCACCGTCGACGACGCCGCGCGCACCGTCCACTTCACCGTCAGGAACACCGGCACGCGCAAAGGCACCGAGATCGCCGAGGTCTACGCCAAACTCCCAACAGCCGCACACGAAGACTACAAGCGCCTCGTCGCCTGGCAGCGCGTCGAGCTCGCACCCGGCGAATCGAAGGACGTCACCCTCACGCTCAACCCGCTCTACCTCTCCGTCTTCGACACCGCCAAAGACGGCTGGCAGCTTCTGCCCGGAGACTACAAAATCCTCGCAGGTGCATCCTCGAACGAAACCCCGCTCGAAGCCACGCTGCACGTCGCGCAGTAA
- a CDS encoding VOC family protein translates to MTLTPFHIAFPVDDLAAARAFYGGTLGCPEGRSSDQWIDFDLFGHQIVAHLKPRASAPGHHHNPVDGHDVPVPHFGVVLPMDAWERLAERLRNAHIHFIIEPYIRFKGQTGEQATMFFLDPAGNALEFKAFADPSQLFAK, encoded by the coding sequence GTGACTCTCACTCCCTTCCACATCGCGTTTCCCGTCGATGACCTCGCCGCCGCGCGCGCCTTCTACGGCGGCACACTCGGCTGCCCCGAAGGCCGCAGCTCCGACCAGTGGATCGACTTCGACCTCTTCGGCCACCAGATCGTCGCGCACCTCAAGCCGCGCGCCTCTGCGCCCGGCCATCACCACAACCCCGTCGACGGCCACGACGTCCCCGTGCCTCACTTCGGCGTGGTCCTGCCCATGGACGCGTGGGAGCGCCTCGCCGAGCGCCTCCGCAACGCGCACATCCACTTCATCATCGAGCCATACATCCGCTTCAAGGGCCAGACCGGCGAGCAGGCAACCATGTTCTTCCTCGACCCCGCAGGCAACGCACTCGAGTTCAAGGCCTTCGCCGATCCCAGTCAGCTCTTCGCAAAGTGA